A genomic window from Solanum stenotomum isolate F172 chromosome 10, ASM1918654v1, whole genome shotgun sequence includes:
- the LOC125843078 gene encoding aspartic proteinase CDR1-like: MNSKVFFLLSILAFLAFSQLALVSCRKAKTNHGLDGFTIDLIHRDSPLSPYYNPSITSSQRLRDAFQRSFSRASFFTKASIHPTTLAIQSDIIPESGDYLMKIFIGMPPMKTYASLDTGSELTWVQCKPFTHCYKQILPLFDPQKSSTYKIIGCQSKECKLVSKPTCDKKNVCEYEVQYGDGSYSTGDVASETFTFDSTSKKVDNISIPHVIFGCGHNNDGTFSNRTAGIVGLADTKISFINQLDKQIKGKFTYCLVPNGDLSLSYHPPNTTSKINFGPKAVVSGPNVLTTPIIRKKPDIFGNDMFYFLNLESVSVGGKKLELKSSQLMNSSDADEVLGNIIIDSGTTLTFLPEYFYDKFESSLVETIKGKRRKSPPYIDLPICYETKSVVEFPKIVFHFTDAYIEVLPMNTFSKVDEDVTCLTIVKGGRYSIYGNLAQMNFLIGYDLVNHKLSFLPTDCTKHE, translated from the exons ATGAATTCTaaagtcttttttcttttatctattTTAGCCTTTTTGGCTTTCTCTCAACTTGCTTTAGTTTCATGTAGAAAAGCCAAAACCAACCATGGTTTAGATGGATTCACTATTGATCTTATCCACCGCGATTCTCCTCTTTCTCCCTACTATAACCCTTCCATCACCTCTTCTCAACGCCTCCGAGATGCATTCCAAAGATCTTTCTCCCGAGCATCTTTCTTCACGAAAGCCTCCATCCATCCCACCACACTTGCTATTCAATCAGACATCATTCCTGAGTCCGGAgattatttaatgaaaattttcatcGGTATGCCCCCAATGAAAACCTATGCAAGTCTTGATACTGGGAGTGAATTGACATGGGTACAATGCAAGCCATTTACTCATTGttataaacaaatattaccCCTTTTCGATCCTCAAAAAAGCTCAACGTATAAAATAATTGGTTGTCAAAGTAAGGAATGTAAGCTAGTAAGCAAGCCAACTTGTGACAAAAAGAATGTTTGTGAATATGAAGTGCAATATGGTGATGGTTCTTATAGTACTGGAGATGTTGCTTCTGAGACATTCACATTTGATTCAACTTCTAAAAAGGTTGATAATATTTCAATTCCACATGTTATTTTTGGTTGTGGACATAATAATGATGGCACTTTTAGCAATCGTACTGCTGGGATTGTGGGACTAGCAGATACAAAAATCTCTTTTATTAATCAACttgataaacaaattaaagggAAATTCACTTATTGTTTAGTCCCAAATGGTGATTTATCACTATCTTATCATCCTCCCAACACTAcaagtaaaattaattttggtCCTAAGGCAGTTGTATCGGGGCCTAACGTTCTTACAACTCCCATAATTCGAAAGAAGCCTGATATATTCGGAAACGATATGTTCTACTTTTTAAATCTCGAAAGTGTTAGCGTTGGAGGTAAGAAGTTAGAGTTGAAGTCTTCACAACTCATGAATTCTTCTGATGCTGATGAAGTTTTGGGAAATATTATAATTGATTCCGGGACGACATTGACATTTCTCCCTGAGTATTTTTACGATAAATTCGAATCATCTTTGGTGGAAACTATTAAAG gaaagaggagaaaaagtccTCCGTATATCGACCTTCCCATATGTTACGAGACAAAAAGTGTTGTCGAATTTCCTAAGATTGTGTTCCATTTCACGGATGCTTATATCGAGGTGTTACCTATGAATACATTTTCTAAAGTTGATGAAGATGTGACTTGTTTGACAATTGTTAAGGGGGGTCGATATAGTATTTATGGAAACTTGGCACAAATGAATTTCCTTATTGGATATGATCTTGTAAATCACAAACTCTCGTTTTTGCCTACTGATTGTACCAAACACGAATAA